The genomic segment CTTCTCATTTCCTGTTTATAGTAGGGaatattggggttttttttttaggaacCATAACCTGTTCTTTCTGCTGTATCAGGGAATACAATGTGAGTTTTAAGTGTGAGTGGTGCAATTCAGGAAGTTGGCTCTAAATAGTTCTTGCTTAAAGGAAGCAAGCTGAAAATAAAGGACagagaactttctttttaataatactGGCCAGAATGACTATCCTATGAATTGATGTGCTCATCACCGGAGGGGTCCAAGCATAGATCAGGCAACTATTGagagtatttttaaagtattctaaTAGTTCAGGTAGGGAACTATACTAAAAGGGATCTAATAATACAAGGCCCCTTTAAAAGGCACTTAAAATCCTACAATTTGGGGGTTAGAACCACTTTTCCTAAATGTGAATTTTAACACTAATAATAAATAGAGTGAAGTTCTTGTTAAGTGGTATCACTCAGtcaattctatttattttctttctttcataaaaatttggtatatgtaatCAACTTGCttactgtttttttccccatgtattttatttcagttgGTCGCATTATGTTTCAGCTCTTCTCAGACATATGTCCAAAAACATGTAAAAACTTCCTTTGCCTATGCTCAGGTAAGTGAATTATTATTTCCAATGAGAAGTCATGGCTTATAGCTTTATCTTGCTTAACAGAGTAGATATTTTCCTGGAAAAACAATGGGCTGTGAAATgagttttacaaataaaaaaactatttacTACACTGACTTCTATATGAAATCAGGGAAGCATTTCttaagggaagagaagagaaagaaatgttctcaaaaatgaaaaggaaagtaaGAATCTACTTTATGTAATgtaattttctctgtatattgTAATTTATATTCATAGATACGTAGTTTATATTCATATTCAAAACTGATTTGTCTTGGTAGAATTTTACAaatttcagtactttgaataaaTTTAGCATTCCAGATTTCACGAGAAGTTTAGGGTTAGAAAGTAGAGAGGCAAAAcataatgaagttttttttttattgtgtataattggatttatattttaagtaagtgGGGAAAACAGGGAGGAAAAACATCTATAATGttactttaaaattagaaataatctaaattttaaaaattcatacttGGGTATACACACATAGTTTTAGCAACCAACTTCttgatttgtttgatttttttccatgaaagGATGTGTTTATAGCTAgacttcacttcttttttttacaGGAGAGAAAGGCCTTGGGAAAACAACTGGGAAAAAGCTATGTTATAAAGGTTCTACATTCCATCGTGTGGTTAAAAACTTTATGATTCAGGGTGGGGACTTCAGTGAAGGTAGAGctaaaagttattttctaataACTCTGGTTTTTAAAAGTATCTCCTTAATGCTTTTAATTGTAAATATCATGTCACTTACAGCATGATACAAATATTATATGGTCAATGAATagttgttggatgaatgaatgttaTAGATCCAGAATGtatgaaaaagcaaaatactaagacatgtttgtttgtttgtttgttttgggacaaagtcttgctctgttgccttgggtagagagtggtggcatcatcgtagctcactgcaacctcaaactcctgggctcaggcgatcctcttgcctcagcctcgcaagtagctgggactacaaacatgtACCATgtcgcccagctaattttctatttttactagagacgagggtcttgcttttgcttagaCTGGTTTTGAACTGCTgtgctcaaggaatcctcccacctcggcctcacagagtgctaggattataggcgtgagccactgtgcccggcctttcttttggttttatgcagtttattttagtaatattatAATTACATAGTGAATTCCTTTGCAATGAATACCAAAGTACTGTCTGATTGCTTTTGTTCTAGAATTTTGTTGGTATTGTTACTGTTTGAAATAATAAGTGGGTTGTGGAGATCATTTTTTATGGTATTTATTGTACTAGGAtttgacttatattttaaaaatgaagttaattGAGGACTCTTAGAATCTGGTTATCTGTAGCAGTTATAAGTTCAAAATTTCCTTCAGCAAAttgaagtcattaaaaataatttgtatatgttagcatattttttattttcattatggcTGAACATAGCTCATTATTTTCAGGTAATGGAAAAGGTGGAGAATCAATTTATGGTGGATATTTTAAAGGTAAGGCTTAATATTTTATGGTCttttgttttcagttctgttATTAAAGCAAGAttgatcatatatttttaatgaaaagaggTTTACCTATAGTTCACTTGTTGCATGAAACTAATGCTGcatgaaaatactttatttgcATGAA from the Eulemur rufifrons isolate Redbay chromosome 7, OSU_ERuf_1, whole genome shotgun sequence genome contains:
- the NKTR gene encoding NK-tumor recognition protein isoform X3, with the protein product MGAQDRPQCHFDIEINREPVGRIMFQLFSDICPKTCKNFLCLCSGEKGLGKTTGKKLCYKGSTFHRVVKNFMIQGGDFSEGNGKGGESIYGGYFKENVVFCKMKR